The region TGCTGCGGCGCCGGGAGCTGTGGGCGGGGGCGTACGTGTACAGCGACCGTCCCGACGACCAGCTCCGGGACGTACTCGGCCGCTTCGCGCCCCTGCTCGCTCCCTGGACCCGGTGCACCGCCTGCAACGGACGGCTGTCGCGGGCCGACAAGCAGACGGTCGGCGACCGGCTGGAGGACGGGACCCGGCGGACGTACGACGTCTTCGCGCAGTGTGCGGACTGTGCGCGGCTGTACTGGCGGGGCGCGCACCACGCGCGGCTGGAGGCGATCGTCGAGGGCGCGCTGAGCGAGTTCGGCCCGCACCGCGCCCGCTGAGGCACCTGTGAGGCACCTGTGAGGGAGGGCGGGAACCGACGGTGACACGAAGGCGTTGAACAGACGCGGTGCGATGGACGTATTGACAGGAGGCGATAAGGGGAGACTCTGACTGAAGCTTCAGGCATCATCTGTGTCGCCCGTCCGCCCTCACCTCTTCTCTTCCTGGCCACCACCCCGTCACGCGGACTGGGAACGCTCCTGGTGTCCCCCTTGCCTCGCTCTTCATTTCCCCCCGTCCGCCCCCGCAGCGCGTGGGCGCAACGTGGAAGGACGACGCGCGCTGTGTCCTCATTTCCGATAGTTCCCATAGCTCCGCCCGCTCCGACGGTCCAGTCGCCTCTCCAGGGCATCTCGGACTGTCCCTCACCGGCCTCCCGTGCCCGCCGGTTCCCCGGCGCGCGGTACGCCCGCCGCGTGCTCTGTCTGCTGCCGCTCCTGCTCATCGGGATCTGGGCGGCGGACAACTGGCCGGTGCTGCACGACGGTGCCCGGCGGCTCACCACGGCCGACCCCGGCTGGCTGGCGATCGGTGCCGCGTTCACGTTCCTGTGCTGGGTTTCCGCGGCCTTCGCCCGCCAGGGGGCGATCCCGGAGCGGCTGCCGCCCGGGCTGCTGCTGGCCTCGCAGTTCGCCGCCGGAGCCGCGAACAACGTTCTCCCGGCCGGTCTCGGCGCCCACGCGGTCACCCTGCGCTTCCTGACCGGCCGTGGCATCCCGCTGGCCCGCGCCACCGCGTCCCTCGCCCTTTACTCGCTGGTCAAACCGGTGGCGAAGCTGCTGCTGATCCTCGCGCTCCTGGCGACCTTCCCGACCTCCCTGGCCACCGCCGACGTCCTCCCCGACCAGGGCACACTGCTGCCCATCGTCGTCGGCGTGGCCGGCACGGTGATCGTCGTGACGCTCGTTCTGGCCCTCGTACGTCCGTTGCGGCGCCCCCTGCTCGACGGTCTGCGCACCGCCCTGACGGACGCGCGCCGGCTGCACACCCGGCCTGTCCGGGTCGCCGCACTATGGGGCGGCGCCGCGGGCTTCTCCCTGTGCCAGGCCGCGGTGCTGGCCTGCGTCGGGGCCTCGCTCGGGCTGCCGATCGCCTGGCCCGACGTGGTCTTCGCCTACCTCGCCGCGAGCGCCGCTGTCGGCGCCGTGCCCGCGCCGGCCGGGATCGGCCCCGTCGACGCGGCCCTGGTGTTCACGCTGGCCGCGATGGGCGCCCCGATGTCCCTGGCCGCCGCGACCGTCGTCGGCTTCCGTGTCCTGACGGTCTGGCTGCCGCTGCTGCCGGGCGCCCTCGTCCTGTCGTTGCTGGTGCGCGCCAAGGTGCTGTGACGCGCCGCTGGTGTGGAGGTACGCCGGGTTGATCCGCCCGGGCGCCGTACCGCGCACCCGGCTCACCCGAGCCTGCCCCGCGAGGCCAGCGCGGGGCGCCTTCGCGCTTCGATGCCGGGCGCGCGCAAGCCGCGGCGACACCACACGGGCCGCTGAACCCCGCGCAACGCGCCGCACGCCGTCCTCACCCCAGCCTGCCCTGCGGGGCCGGCGCCGGGCGCCCTCGCGCTTCGATGCCGGGCGCGCATCAAGGCGCGGGGCACACACCCGGTGCGGTGACTTGCCAGGGTGATCCGCCGGGGTGGCGTGCCGCACGCCGTCCTCACCCCAGCCTGCCCTGCGGGGCCGGCGCCGGGCGCCCTCGCGCTTCGATACCGGGCGCGCATCAAGGCGGGGGGCACGCGCCCGGTGCGGTGACTTGCCAGGGTGATCCGCCGGGGTGGCGTGCCGCACGCCGTCCTCACCCCAGCCTGCCCTGCGGGGCCGGCGCCGGGCGCCCTCGCGCTTCGATGCCGGTGCGCGTCAAGGTGCGGCGGCACGCGCCCGGTGCGGTGAACCCCGCGTAAGGTGCCGCACACCGTCCTCACCCCGGCCTGCGCTCAAGGTCGGCACCGGCCGCCCACGTGCGTCGATGCCGGTGCGCGCCAAGGTGCTGTGACGCGCACCCGGTGCGTGATGCGCCGAGCTGATCCGCCGGGGTGGCGTGCTGTACGTCATGCTCGCTCGGGCCTGCCGCGCGGAGCCGGCGCCGGGCGCCCTCGCGCTTCGATGCCGGTGCGCGTCAAGGTGCGGCGGCACGCGCCCGGTGCGGTGATCCTGGCGTATCACGCCGCACGCCGCCTTCACCCCGGCTTGCGGCGCGAGGTGGGCGCCGGGCGCGTCCCCGGGGTCCGCCGGGGAGGCCACTGGTGTTGACAGCCCCCCCGGGGGGAAACGCGTCAGTCCCGGCGGGCCACCAGGCGGTACGCGTTGGAGACGCCCACGCGGTGGGAGATCGGGCGGACGGCGAAGCGGTCCAGCAGGGTGCCCAGGATCAGCGCGGGGACGCCGGCCAGCAGCAGGGCTCCGCGCAGGGTGCGGCGCAGGGCGTTCGGCGGCTGCGGAAGCCACGGGAGGTTGTCGCGCGGGGCGGCGTTGTCGAGGGCCAGCCAGACGGCGGCGAGCAGGTCGACGGGGTCGTGCGGCTCGGCGTGCTGCTCCAGGACGACGGTGAAGCCCAGCTCGGTGAGCCGCTGCCGGAGGTTGTCGACGGGCACGAAGTGCAGGTGCTGGGGCTGGAGCCAGGGCAGCCACCAACGGCCGAGCAGCCGGGCGTAGCGGCTGTCGGGGTCGGGGACCTCGATCACCAGGTGTCCGCCGGGTCGGATGGCCTGCCGGGCGGCCTCCAGTTCGAGCGGGGGCTCGGTGCTGTGCTCCAGGTAGTGGAACATGCTGACGACGTCGTAGTGGGCGGCCAGTTCGGGGGCCAGCTCGGTGAAGCTGCCCCGGTAGCCGTGTTCGACGCGTCCCGCCCGCTCGGCGAGTTCGGCGCCGTCGGTGAAGTCAAGCCCGTCGAAGGTCGTGCCGGTGTGGACGACCCGGGCCGACTCACAGAAGTGGCCGTGGCCGGTGCCGACGTCGAGCCAGTTTTTCGGCGCGTCGTCGAAGGGGAGCAGGGCTCGGGCCCGCTGCTCGTACATTTTGGTGCGGCCCGCGAAGGTGTTGCCGAGCTGCTTCTCGCCGAGCCCGTCGTAGAAGTCGCGGTAGTAGAACTCCAGCCCGGCGGGGTTGAGCCGGGGGTTCTGGAAGGTGTGCCGGCAGTCCTCGCAGCGGTCTAGCACGAACCGTCCGGGCTTGTGCTGGAGCAGGTCGGTGGTCCGCAGCCGGGTCGTGAGCCGGGCCGAGCCGCACCAGGGGCAACTGGTGCGCGGGGGTTCGAAGAACCGGTCGAGGCCGTGGGCCAGGTCGGTCTGGTAGGTGGGCCGGAGGGCGGACACCTGCTCGGCACGGCTCGGAGCCGCCGGCCCGTCCGGCGCATCCGGCGTTACTGCCGCTTCCGGCGCATCCGCTGTGCTGGTCCCGTGCTCGTCGTCTCTCATACCGTCTCCTTGGCGGGCGCGCCGATGGCGAGTTGCTCAAGATGGGTGGCCGCCGCCGAGGCACCTCCGGCGGCCCGGAACGCGGTACGGATCCGGCTCGCCGCGAGGCGGTGGCCGGGCTCGTGCAGTACGGCGTCGATCGCCGCGCCCAGTTTCGGCGCGGTGACCCGCCCGAACCGCACCCGGATGCCCGCCCCGGCCGCCACGACCTGACCGGCGACCACGGGCTGGTCGTCCCGGATAGGCGCGACGACAAGCGGTACCCCGTGCCAGAGCGCCTCGCACACGCTGTTGTGCCCGGCGTGGCAGACGACGGCGTCGACCCGTTCCAGGAGCGGGAGTTGGGGCGCGGAGGGGACGATCAGGACATCTTTGTCGTCGTCCCCGCCCGGGGTGCTTCCGAGTACGCCCGCCGGATCGACGATCACCGTCTGCACCCGCTCCGCCCGCTCTCGTGCGGCGACCTGACACTCCGACAGAAAACGTGCTCCGACATCGGTGTTGGCGGTGCCGAGGGTGACGAGGACGGTGGCGCGGGCCGGGTCGAGCCAGTCCCAGGGGAAGCCGGGCGCGGCGGGCCGGTCGGCGACGGACGGGCCGACGTATCGGATCTGGTCGCCCGTCCGGGCATCCGGGCCGACGAACTCCGGGGTGCTGAAAGCGAGTACGAGGTGCGGGGAGAACCGTGGGTCTGCGGTGCCGGCGGGATCACCGACGCGGTCCCGGAGGCCCGCGAGCAGCTCGTCCAGCCACTCGGCGACCTTGGGCATGCCGGACAGTACGTCGGTGAACTCGGCGGAGGTGGTCGCCGAGGTCGCCCACGGCAGTCCCAGCCGCTCGGCGACGAGGCCACCGGCGAGGGCCTGTTGGTCGGCGACGACCACGTCCGGCCCGAACTCCCCCACGGCGGCGGCGACTCCGGGAGCCATCTCCTCGGCGAGCGGGGCGAGGAAGTGTTCCCAGAGGAACTTCAGCGCCTCGGGCCCCCGCATGTCCGGCGGTCGTACGCCGTCACCGGAGCCGGGGACGGGCCCGGCGCACGGGAAGACGGTGACGTCCTCACCGACGAGCTTCCCCACGAGTCCCGGATCCGCGCACACCCAGGCCGACTCGTGGCCGCGCGAGGCGAGTTCGGCGGCGACCCCGACAGCCGGGTTGATGTGCCCGACGAGCGGCGGCACGACGAACAGGAACCGGCTCACCGCGCTTCCGCCCCCGCCAGTGGAACCGGGGCTGCCGCACCGAGGATGAGCGACAGGATGTGCCCGCCGACCGTCCCCGACGCCTCGACGAGCACGGAGTGTTCGTGTCCCGGCACGACGACGGTCCGGCAGTCGGGCAGCACCGACTCCAGCCAGGGCGCGAGTCCGGCGAGGTCCGAGTCGCCCCCGTACACACCGAGTACCGGGCAGCGTACGGAACCGGTCTCGTCGTCGGTCAGGACACGGCTGGCCGGGATGTCCTGGGCCAGGGTCGTCTCGCGGGCCAGCCGGGCGGCGCCCTTGGCTAGGCGGGCGGTGTTCTGGCCTCGGTTGGCGGTGATCCAGGCGATGGCGTCGGCCTCGTTGTGCGCGAGTTCGTGCATGACCCGGCCGAGGATGCCGTCGAGTTTGCCCGCCCAGGCGGCGGTCGCCGGTTCCGACTCGATGAGGGAGACGCTGGCGGCCCGCTCCGGGTGGCGGGCGGCGTATCCGAACGCGACTGTCCCGCCGTAGGAGTTGCCGACGAGATGGACCGGGCCGGTCACCTCCAGACGGTCGAGGAGGGCCTCCAGGTCGTCGATGTTGTCGTCGAGCGTGTAGCCGGTGGCGGGGCGGCTGGAGCGGCCGTGGCCGCGCAGGTCGTACATGACGACGTCGATGCCGGAGGCGGCGAACGCCGGTGCCACGGTGAAGTAGTAGCTGGCCAGACTGTCGGTGAGCAGGCCGTGCACGAGGACGGCGGTCGCGGCGACCGGCCGTCCGCCGCGCGGGCCGATGCGCTGGGCGTGCAGCCGGAGGCCGCCGCCGATG is a window of Streptomyces sp. B21-083 DNA encoding:
- a CDS encoding lysylphosphatidylglycerol synthase transmembrane domain-containing protein, yielding MSSFPIVPIAPPAPTVQSPLQGISDCPSPASRARRFPGARYARRVLCLLPLLLIGIWAADNWPVLHDGARRLTTADPGWLAIGAAFTFLCWVSAAFARQGAIPERLPPGLLLASQFAAGAANNVLPAGLGAHAVTLRFLTGRGIPLARATASLALYSLVKPVAKLLLILALLATFPTSLATADVLPDQGTLLPIVVGVAGTVIVVTLVLALVRPLRRPLLDGLRTALTDARRLHTRPVRVAALWGGAAGFSLCQAAVLACVGASLGLPIAWPDVVFAYLAASAAVGAVPAPAGIGPVDAALVFTLAAMGAPMSLAAATVVGFRVLTVWLPLLPGALVLSLLVRAKVL
- a CDS encoding glycosyltransferase, whose product is MSRFLFVVPPLVGHINPAVGVAAELASRGHESAWVCADPGLVGKLVGEDVTVFPCAGPVPGSGDGVRPPDMRGPEALKFLWEHFLAPLAEEMAPGVAAAVGEFGPDVVVADQQALAGGLVAERLGLPWATSATTSAEFTDVLSGMPKVAEWLDELLAGLRDRVGDPAGTADPRFSPHLVLAFSTPEFVGPDARTGDQIRYVGPSVADRPAAPGFPWDWLDPARATVLVTLGTANTDVGARFLSECQVAARERAERVQTVIVDPAGVLGSTPGGDDDKDVLIVPSAPQLPLLERVDAVVCHAGHNSVCEALWHGVPLVVAPIRDDQPVVAGQVVAAGAGIRVRFGRVTAPKLGAAIDAVLHEPGHRLAASRIRTAFRAAGGASAAATHLEQLAIGAPAKETV
- a CDS encoding alpha/beta fold hydrolase, with the protein product MGHVDIGGGLRLHAQRIGPRGGRPVAATAVLVHGLLTDSLASYYFTVAPAFAASGIDVVMYDLRGHGRSSRPATGYTLDDNIDDLEALLDRLEVTGPVHLVGNSYGGTVAFGYAARHPERAASVSLIESEPATAAWAGKLDGILGRVMHELAHNEADAIAWITANRGQNTARLAKGAARLARETTLAQDIPASRVLTDDETGSVRCPVLGVYGGDSDLAGLAPWLESVLPDCRTVVVPGHEHSVLVEASGTVGGHILSLILGAAAPVPLAGAEAR
- a CDS encoding class I SAM-dependent methyltransferase, whose amino-acid sequence is MRDDEHGTSTADAPEAAVTPDAPDGPAAPSRAEQVSALRPTYQTDLAHGLDRFFEPPRTSCPWCGSARLTTRLRTTDLLQHKPGRFVLDRCEDCRHTFQNPRLNPAGLEFYYRDFYDGLGEKQLGNTFAGRTKMYEQRARALLPFDDAPKNWLDVGTGHGHFCESARVVHTGTTFDGLDFTDGAELAERAGRVEHGYRGSFTELAPELAAHYDVVSMFHYLEHSTEPPLELEAARQAIRPGGHLVIEVPDPDSRYARLLGRWWLPWLQPQHLHFVPVDNLRQRLTELGFTVVLEQHAEPHDPVDLLAAVWLALDNAAPRDNLPWLPQPPNALRRTLRGALLLAGVPALILGTLLDRFAVRPISHRVGVSNAYRLVARRD